In Arthrobacter sp. SLBN-83, one DNA window encodes the following:
- a CDS encoding carbohydrate ABC transporter permease: MTVMTDSAATTADNRPRRRRKPLGTRAYKVFRVVALVLVVLFLLAPLFWMLLASLKTNVDIYDTAKAFIFSPTFENYANVLQRNNYFVFVVNSFWVAFVSTALSIVLGVPAAYAMSRFTMHRSALVVLMARVIPGVSLLVPWYYVFSNLRMVGKFEVLILSHMFVALPLIVYIMMSYFDSLPLELEESAEVDGLTPIGAFRLITLPLAVSGIATAGILSFIFSWNNFMFALVLSGAKTKTLPVAIFDFVSYASIDWGGLMAAATVVTIPIMIIALFTQKYIVSGLTAGATKG, from the coding sequence ATGACCGTCATGACAGACTCCGCCGCCACCACCGCGGACAACCGGCCCCGCCGCCGCCGCAAGCCCCTGGGCACCCGCGCCTACAAAGTGTTCCGCGTGGTGGCGCTGGTCCTGGTGGTGCTCTTCCTGCTGGCCCCGCTGTTCTGGATGCTCCTGGCGTCGCTGAAGACCAACGTGGACATCTACGACACCGCCAAGGCCTTCATCTTCTCGCCCACTTTCGAGAACTACGCCAACGTGCTGCAGCGCAACAACTACTTCGTCTTTGTGGTCAACAGCTTCTGGGTGGCTTTCGTCTCCACTGCGCTGTCGATCGTCCTGGGCGTCCCGGCTGCCTACGCGATGAGCCGGTTCACCATGCACCGCTCCGCGCTGGTGGTCCTGATGGCCCGCGTCATCCCGGGCGTCTCACTCCTGGTTCCCTGGTACTACGTCTTCTCCAACCTGCGGATGGTGGGCAAGTTCGAGGTGCTGATCCTCAGCCACATGTTCGTGGCCCTCCCGCTGATCGTGTACATCATGATGAGCTACTTCGATTCCCTGCCGCTTGAGCTGGAGGAGTCGGCAGAGGTGGACGGCCTTACGCCGATCGGGGCGTTCCGGCTGATCACGCTTCCGCTGGCGGTGTCCGGCATCGCCACCGCCGGCATCCTGTCCTTCATCTTCTCGTGGAACAACTTCATGTTCGCGCTGGTGCTCTCCGGTGCCAAGACCAAGACGCTGCCGGTGGCGATCTTCGACTTCGTCTCCTACGCCAGCATCGACTGGGGCGGGCTGATGGCCGCGGCGACAGTCGTGACCATCCCCATCATGATCATCGCGCTCTTCACGCAGAAGTACATCGTCTCCGGCCTGACGGCCGGCGCAACCAAGGGTTAG
- a CDS encoding carbohydrate ABC transporter permease: MSVLNPPRSARTRRAGGPSGARGSFSAWANRHRKWLFAAPAMIFVGVLIVFPLAWTLYLSLTDSQGSVRAATEFIGLQNYLTVLSDTERFWPAVGRTLAFTGVALAFEVVLGMGIALLLWRPFRGEKWVRVAILLPLVATPVAVGMMWRLIFDPNIGFVNQLLGMVGIPPQPWLSGQDTALGTTIFMDVWQWTPMVVLILLAGLTSLSDEPDEAARVDGANAFQRFFFITLPLMMPTVIVAILLRGIDALKTFDILYATKGKGGGSFHEVETLNVYAYGLSFDYNQYGLSSAVLILFFMIIIGSMWLLTMRKKAVSK; this comes from the coding sequence ATGTCTGTATTGAACCCTCCCCGCAGTGCCCGCACCCGCCGGGCCGGCGGCCCCTCCGGAGCCCGGGGGAGCTTTTCCGCCTGGGCCAACCGGCACCGCAAGTGGTTGTTTGCGGCACCGGCCATGATCTTCGTCGGCGTCCTGATCGTCTTCCCACTGGCCTGGACCCTGTACCTGAGCCTCACCGACTCCCAGGGCTCCGTCCGGGCCGCCACGGAATTCATCGGGCTCCAGAACTACCTCACGGTCCTCAGCGACACCGAGCGTTTCTGGCCCGCCGTGGGCCGCACCCTGGCCTTCACCGGCGTCGCGCTGGCCTTCGAAGTGGTGCTGGGCATGGGCATCGCGCTGCTCTTGTGGCGGCCGTTCCGGGGTGAAAAGTGGGTCCGCGTGGCCATCCTGCTGCCGCTGGTGGCCACCCCCGTGGCCGTCGGCATGATGTGGCGGCTGATCTTCGATCCCAACATCGGCTTCGTCAACCAGCTCCTGGGCATGGTGGGCATCCCGCCCCAGCCGTGGCTGTCCGGCCAGGACACCGCCCTGGGCACCACCATCTTCATGGACGTCTGGCAGTGGACCCCCATGGTGGTCCTGATCCTGCTGGCCGGCCTGACCTCGCTGTCCGATGAACCGGACGAGGCCGCCCGCGTGGACGGCGCCAACGCCTTCCAGCGGTTCTTCTTCATCACCCTGCCCCTCATGATGCCCACCGTGATCGTGGCCATCCTGCTGCGCGGCATCGACGCCCTGAAGACCTTCGACATCCTTTACGCCACCAAAGGCAAGGGCGGCGGCTCGTTCCACGAAGTGGAAACGCTGAACGTCTACGCCTACGGACTGAGCTTCGACTACAACCAGTACGGGCTCTCCTCGGCGGTGCTGATCCTGTTCTTCATGATCATCATCGGTTCCATGTGGCTGCTCACCATGCGCAAGAAAGCGGTAAGCAAATGA
- a CDS encoding ABC transporter substrate-binding protein, giving the protein MKRRSIVKYAAVAAAMSLGLTACSGGGGGSDQAKQSGTVRVTLANHVWTDGIKAAIPEFEKSSGLKVELTQLGEDQLSDQYNVKLNAGSDEIDVMMYRPLQEGKAFAKNGYLADLTKNVSSDSSWDWKDYQEGPVKATTVDGKVVGVPIITEREVLYYRKDLLQAAGLQVPKTMDELEAAAKAIKASSPDTAGFVARTGKSAAVTQFSSFLYSFGGDFVDSSGKASVNTDAAKKAYSFYGGLIKNYGPANVSTDMSWPEAMAIFTQGGAAFYTEADSLYKNATDPAKSKVADKVGFAALPAGPAGSKPYNIPSWALGVNQNSSNQENAWKFIQWATSKERTLEAQKAGVPGPRTSVWANPDGTSTYPKDLADAIAASAKNGVGHDRPEVVTVGKAREIVGAPIVATITGADSAAAANDAQTAFQTFLDSEKK; this is encoded by the coding sequence ATGAAGCGGCGTTCAATTGTGAAGTACGCGGCAGTTGCCGCAGCGATGTCGCTGGGGCTGACAGCCTGCAGCGGCGGCGGAGGCGGCAGCGACCAGGCCAAGCAGTCCGGCACGGTCCGCGTCACCCTCGCCAACCACGTCTGGACCGATGGCATCAAGGCAGCCATCCCTGAGTTCGAGAAGTCCAGTGGACTCAAGGTCGAGCTCACCCAGTTGGGTGAAGACCAGCTGTCGGACCAGTACAACGTCAAGCTCAACGCAGGCAGCGACGAGATCGACGTCATGATGTACCGTCCCCTCCAGGAAGGCAAGGCATTCGCCAAGAACGGCTACCTGGCGGACCTGACCAAGAACGTCTCCTCCGACTCGAGCTGGGATTGGAAGGACTACCAGGAAGGCCCGGTCAAGGCCACCACCGTTGACGGCAAGGTGGTTGGTGTCCCGATCATCACCGAACGCGAAGTCCTGTACTACCGCAAGGACCTGCTGCAGGCCGCCGGGCTCCAGGTGCCCAAGACCATGGACGAACTGGAAGCCGCGGCCAAGGCCATCAAGGCATCCTCCCCGGACACCGCAGGCTTCGTAGCCCGCACCGGCAAGTCCGCCGCTGTCACCCAGTTCTCCAGCTTCCTGTACAGCTTCGGCGGCGACTTCGTCGACTCCAGCGGCAAGGCCTCCGTCAACACCGATGCCGCCAAGAAGGCCTACTCCTTCTACGGTGGCCTGATCAAGAACTACGGCCCCGCCAACGTCAGCACGGACATGAGCTGGCCGGAGGCGATGGCCATCTTCACCCAGGGCGGCGCTGCTTTCTACACCGAGGCGGATTCGCTCTACAAGAACGCCACCGACCCCGCAAAGTCCAAGGTTGCGGACAAGGTTGGCTTCGCCGCGCTTCCCGCAGGCCCTGCCGGTTCCAAGCCGTACAACATCCCCTCCTGGGCTTTGGGCGTGAACCAGAACTCCAGCAACCAGGAGAACGCCTGGAAGTTCATCCAGTGGGCCACCAGCAAGGAGCGCACGCTGGAAGCCCAGAAGGCCGGCGTCCCGGGACCCCGCACTTCCGTCTGGGCCAACCCTGACGGAACCTCCACCTACCCCAAGGACCTCGCCGACGCGATTGCCGCCAGTGCCAAGAACGGCGTGGGCCATGACCGTCCCGAGGTGGTCACCGTAGGCAAGGCCCGCGAAATCGTGGGCGCTCCGATCGTTGCCACCATCACCGGCGCTGACTCCGCCGCCGCGGCAAACGACGCCCAGACTGCCTTCCAGACCTTCCTGGACAGCGAAAAGAAGTAG
- a CDS encoding FadR/GntR family transcriptional regulator translates to MTIPKAALSPDLHSSLVENLGLAIAEGTLAPNSILRLDELEARHKVSRSVIREATRVLSSMGMLESRRRLGTVVQPEASWNLYDPQVIRWRLASAKRLEQLRALNELRGAIEPQAARLAAERASLDEASDLVSMAARLWAAGQRGDQDEFLRLDIEFHAAVLNASGNLMFSQLHKLVAEVLAGRTQHGLMPHLPDHEALQMHVDVASAIQHRDAGAAHAAMSRIVEQSTEEMGDIWSSSHPGGEPAGKQ, encoded by the coding sequence ATGACCATCCCAAAGGCGGCGTTGTCCCCGGACCTGCATTCATCGCTGGTCGAGAACCTGGGGCTCGCCATTGCCGAGGGAACGCTGGCGCCGAATTCCATCCTGCGGCTGGATGAGTTGGAGGCTCGGCACAAGGTGTCCCGCTCCGTGATCCGGGAGGCCACCCGCGTCCTGTCCTCCATGGGAATGCTTGAGTCCCGGCGCCGTCTGGGGACAGTAGTCCAGCCGGAGGCAAGCTGGAACCTCTACGACCCCCAAGTGATCCGGTGGCGGCTGGCATCGGCCAAGCGGCTGGAGCAGCTGCGGGCCTTGAACGAACTGCGCGGCGCCATCGAGCCGCAGGCTGCCCGCCTGGCCGCTGAACGGGCGTCCCTGGATGAGGCCAGCGATCTTGTTTCCATGGCCGCCCGGCTGTGGGCGGCCGGGCAACGGGGGGACCAGGACGAATTCCTGCGCCTGGACATCGAATTCCATGCCGCGGTGCTCAACGCTTCCGGCAACCTGATGTTTTCGCAGCTTCATAAGCTCGTGGCTGAAGTGCTGGCAGGGCGCACCCAGCATGGCTTGATGCCCCATCTTCCGGATCACGAGGCACTCCAGATGCACGTGGACGTAGCCAGCGCCATCCAACACCGCGACGCCGGCGCCGCCCACGCCGCCATGAGCAGGATCGTGGAGCAGTCCACGGAAGAGATGGGCGATATCTGGTCCAGCAGCCACCCGGGCGGAGAACCTGCCGGGAAGCAGTGA
- a CDS encoding universal stress protein yields the protein MAGNGSFRIVVGVDGSDQSKAAMDWAIEESKLRKGEVQALTAWSFPYVSDAMGTAWDYDIFEKDAQAILEAELERVKDRGVTISGRVVEGNPASALIDASRDADLVAVGSRGHGGFTGMLLGSVSHQTIHHAHCPVLVIREPESD from the coding sequence GTGGCCGGCAACGGAAGTTTCAGGATCGTCGTGGGAGTGGACGGATCCGACCAGTCCAAGGCGGCGATGGACTGGGCCATAGAGGAATCCAAGCTGCGCAAGGGTGAGGTCCAGGCGTTGACGGCCTGGAGCTTTCCTTACGTCAGCGACGCCATGGGCACGGCCTGGGACTACGACATCTTCGAGAAGGACGCACAGGCCATTCTTGAAGCGGAACTCGAACGTGTGAAGGACCGGGGTGTGACCATTTCCGGGCGGGTCGTGGAAGGGAATCCGGCGTCGGCACTCATCGATGCTTCCCGCGACGCTGACCTCGTTGCCGTCGGTTCGCGCGGCCACGGCGGGTTCACCGGAATGCTCCTCGGCTCCGTGTCCCACCAGACCATCCACCACGCGCACTGCCCGGTGCTGGTGATCCGGGAACCGGAATCCGACTAG
- a CDS encoding AAA family ATPase translates to MPLRTYPIRRLAEDPGNVLDRSRWPADLPPVAQVLEQGLDLGPATVLVGENGSGKSTLVEAIALAYGLSPEGGSTGARHVTRPTESVLGNHLQLVRNAGATRRGYFLRAETMHGFYTYLEKNPSTSLPDIPFHDMSHGESFLQLTADRFHGPGLWLLDEPESALSFSGCLSLLSVLKELVADGKSQVVLSTHSPLLAALPGATILEVGPWGLRRRSWEELELVANWRNFLGSPERYLRHI, encoded by the coding sequence ATGCCTCTGCGCACATACCCGATCCGGCGGCTGGCAGAGGACCCTGGAAACGTCCTCGACCGCTCACGGTGGCCGGCCGACCTGCCGCCGGTGGCCCAGGTCCTTGAACAGGGGCTCGACCTGGGACCTGCCACGGTCCTGGTAGGCGAAAACGGCTCGGGTAAATCCACGCTGGTGGAAGCCATAGCGCTCGCCTACGGTTTGTCTCCTGAAGGCGGCTCAACTGGTGCCCGGCATGTTACCCGGCCCACCGAATCAGTCCTGGGGAACCACCTACAGCTGGTCCGCAACGCCGGTGCGACGCGCCGCGGCTACTTCCTCCGCGCGGAAACCATGCATGGGTTCTACACCTACCTGGAAAAGAACCCCAGCACTTCCCTTCCTGACATCCCGTTCCATGACATGTCGCATGGCGAGTCCTTCCTGCAGTTGACCGCTGACAGGTTCCATGGCCCGGGCCTGTGGCTCCTGGATGAGCCGGAATCCGCCCTGTCCTTTTCCGGTTGCCTCAGTCTGCTGTCGGTCCTGAAGGAACTGGTGGCCGACGGTAAATCCCAAGTGGTGCTGTCCACCCATTCCCCTCTGCTGGCCGCCCTTCCCGGTGCCACCATTCTTGAAGTGGGACCCTGGGGCCTGCGCCGGCGGTCCTGGGAGGAGCTGGAGCTCGTTGCCAACTGGCGGAACTTCCTGGGCTCGCCTGAGCGCTACCTCAGGCACATCTAG
- a CDS encoding GAF and ANTAR domain-containing protein, whose protein sequence is MLKAGVPEGEDFADVALHLQESFLQNPEVEAFLRDLAEYAASRLAPLNHECCCEITVLRPKKPAATAGSRADGALLSPLESHHGDGPGLLAMRTGSTVLVADLRREQRWPEYVRAVRRHGFLSVLSIPAALEGDARGMMTFYCTAPVDTTDKINVAETFVRQASKGLTLALRMLKLEETRDGMSAAMQTRTVIDLATGAIMAQNRCSQAAAFKLLKDASNSRNMKLREVAAAVVASVAGVADTFTYFDE, encoded by the coding sequence GTGCTCAAGGCCGGCGTCCCTGAAGGCGAGGACTTCGCAGACGTTGCCCTGCATCTCCAGGAATCGTTCCTGCAGAACCCTGAGGTTGAGGCATTCCTTCGGGACCTGGCCGAGTATGCCGCATCCAGGCTGGCTCCGCTGAACCATGAATGCTGCTGTGAAATCACGGTGCTGCGGCCCAAGAAACCCGCAGCAACTGCCGGCAGCAGGGCCGATGGAGCGCTGCTGAGCCCGTTGGAGTCCCACCATGGTGACGGCCCGGGCCTGCTGGCGATGCGGACCGGCAGTACCGTGTTGGTGGCGGACCTGCGGCGGGAGCAGCGTTGGCCGGAGTACGTCCGGGCAGTGCGGAGGCACGGTTTCCTTTCGGTGCTAAGCATCCCCGCAGCGCTGGAAGGGGATGCCCGGGGCATGATGACGTTCTACTGCACCGCGCCTGTTGACACAACTGACAAAATCAACGTTGCCGAGACCTTTGTACGGCAGGCGTCCAAGGGGCTCACACTCGCCCTGCGCATGCTGAAGCTGGAGGAAACCAGGGACGGCATGAGCGCCGCCATGCAGACGCGCACGGTCATCGATCTGGCCACGGGCGCCATCATGGCGCAGAACAGGTGCAGCCAGGCGGCTGCCTTCAAGCTGCTGAAGGACGCGTCCAACAGCCGGAACATGAAGCTCCGCGAGGTTGCGGCCGCGGTGGTCGCGTCGGTTGCCGGGGTGGCAGATACCTTCACCTACTTCGACGAGTAG
- a CDS encoding carboxylesterase/lipase family protein yields MTRLSTPSGLVHGSSLETDGTTIQRFLGIPYAGPPSGANRFRPPVPLVPWQGVRDCTAPGPAAPQNPESPAPPGATPRSWSEDGCLNLNIWTPGTDGPGRPVMVWIHGGAYLLGANSDGMYDGGRLAAASGAVLVSINYRLGALGFLHLAELLGPGYEDSSNLALLDQLEALRWVRRNISAFGGDPDNVTVFGESAGAAAIGTLLGMPASEGLFRRAIMQSGTAERYRQPEESARLSAVFLELCGLDRGSATELLSLPVERLLEAQAALERRIAAESYAVPLPFQPTVGTPSLPVPPLNSVRNGVNAGVDLLIGTNLNEGSFAVEMRPPASGDPDYPDRAAVVLAGAGVPAEQAPGYTEALTRVLSREPSGKELLEAAIADSVYRQPSNRLLDARLLGAHPRAAGKNFAYLFTWRSPAMGGKLGACHALDIPFVFRHLDIPEAAFLTRGKAPQSLSDAMSGSWASFAHTGTPDGAGLGWTEYGQERSTMVLDAEPRLEADPRREIREFFGAVSPLPER; encoded by the coding sequence ATGACGCGCCTTTCCACCCCGAGCGGTTTGGTCCACGGCAGCTCCCTGGAAACTGACGGAACCACCATCCAAAGGTTCCTGGGCATCCCGTACGCGGGGCCGCCGTCGGGCGCCAACCGCTTCCGGCCGCCGGTCCCACTGGTGCCGTGGCAAGGGGTGCGGGACTGCACCGCTCCCGGCCCCGCGGCGCCCCAGAACCCCGAATCCCCCGCTCCCCCGGGCGCCACGCCGCGCAGCTGGAGCGAGGACGGGTGCCTCAACCTGAACATCTGGACGCCGGGGACGGACGGTCCGGGCAGGCCGGTGATGGTTTGGATTCATGGCGGCGCCTACCTTTTGGGCGCCAACAGCGACGGGATGTACGACGGCGGCAGGCTCGCCGCTGCGTCGGGCGCAGTGCTGGTGTCCATCAACTACCGCCTGGGCGCCCTGGGTTTCCTCCACCTGGCAGAGCTGCTGGGTCCCGGCTACGAGGACTCCTCCAACCTGGCCCTGCTGGACCAGCTGGAGGCCCTGCGCTGGGTGCGCCGCAACATCAGCGCCTTCGGGGGCGACCCGGACAACGTGACCGTTTTCGGTGAGTCCGCAGGCGCTGCAGCAATCGGCACCTTGCTGGGCATGCCGGCGTCGGAAGGACTGTTCCGCCGGGCCATCATGCAGAGTGGGACTGCCGAACGGTACCGGCAGCCGGAGGAATCGGCGCGTCTCAGTGCCGTGTTCCTTGAACTCTGCGGCCTGGACCGCGGCTCAGCCACAGAGTTGTTGAGCCTCCCGGTGGAGCGGCTGCTTGAGGCCCAGGCCGCTTTGGAACGGCGCATTGCCGCTGAATCCTATGCCGTTCCGCTGCCGTTCCAACCCACTGTGGGCACTCCATCGCTGCCGGTGCCGCCGCTAAACAGCGTGCGCAACGGGGTCAACGCGGGGGTGGACCTGCTGATCGGAACCAACCTCAACGAAGGGTCCTTCGCCGTGGAGATGCGTCCGCCCGCTTCGGGCGACCCGGACTACCCGGACCGTGCCGCCGTGGTGCTGGCAGGAGCGGGAGTTCCGGCGGAACAGGCGCCGGGCTACACAGAGGCGCTGACCCGGGTGCTGTCCCGGGAGCCGTCCGGAAAGGAACTCCTTGAGGCCGCCATCGCCGATTCTGTGTACCGGCAGCCGAGCAACCGGCTGCTTGACGCGAGGCTGCTGGGCGCCCACCCGCGTGCCGCCGGCAAAAACTTCGCCTACCTGTTTACCTGGCGCAGCCCCGCCATGGGCGGGAAGCTTGGCGCCTGCCACGCCCTGGACATACCTTTCGTCTTCCGGCACCTGGACATCCCCGAGGCCGCCTTCCTCACCCGGGGCAAGGCCCCGCAGTCCCTCAGCGATGCCATGAGCGGCTCCTGGGCGTCCTTTGCGCACACGGGAACGCCAGACGGGGCGGGACTTGGCTGGACGGAGTACGGGCAGGAGCGCAGCACCATGGTGCTCGACGCCGAACCCCGCCTGGAAGCCGACCCCCGGCGGGAAATCAGGGAGTTCTTCGGAGCAGTCAGTCCGCTGCCAGAGCGTTGA
- a CDS encoding SRPBCC family protein, with protein MITVTGSVETNLSAEKAFAFMSEFENTSKWDPNSPVMDKLTPGPVAVGHRYHAESEFRGKRQSLEYEVIELTENHIKLRGENKTVTAFDSVDVSPSGTGSVVKYTAEFSINGPAKIIQPLLKPAFNSLRDPALNGIRDTLNALAAD; from the coding sequence ATGATCACAGTCACCGGAAGTGTGGAAACAAACCTGTCCGCGGAGAAGGCCTTTGCCTTCATGAGTGAGTTTGAGAACACCAGCAAGTGGGACCCCAACAGCCCTGTCATGGACAAGCTCACCCCGGGACCGGTGGCTGTGGGGCACCGCTACCACGCAGAGTCCGAGTTCCGGGGAAAGCGCCAGTCCCTGGAATACGAAGTCATTGAGCTGACGGAAAACCACATCAAGCTGCGCGGAGAGAATAAGACCGTCACGGCCTTCGACTCGGTAGACGTCAGCCCCAGCGGCACCGGCTCGGTGGTGAAATACACCGCCGAATTCAGCATCAACGGCCCGGCGAAGATCATCCAGCCGCTCCTGAAACCTGCCTTCAATTCCCTCCGCGACCCCGCGCTTAACGGGATCCGGGACACCCTCAACGCTCTGGCAGCGGACTGA
- a CDS encoding RpiB/LacA/LacB family sugar-phosphate isomerase: MTTEGTTMGLRLIVGSDEAGVDYKDKVLADLRNDPRVSEVTDIGVNRTDAPDDFTRPYPYVGIAAGEMIRDGKADRAILFCGTGIGVAIAANKVEGIRATAAHDSFSVERSILSNDCQVLTMGQRVVGIELARRLAKEWIGYTFDPASASAAKVKVLTDFESC, translated from the coding sequence ATGACGACGGAAGGAACCACCATGGGGTTGCGGCTCATCGTCGGCTCGGACGAAGCCGGCGTTGATTACAAGGACAAAGTCCTGGCCGACCTGCGCAACGATCCCCGCGTCTCCGAGGTCACCGATATCGGGGTCAACCGGACCGACGCGCCGGACGACTTCACCAGGCCCTACCCCTATGTGGGCATTGCTGCCGGCGAAATGATCCGGGACGGCAAAGCTGACCGCGCCATCCTGTTCTGCGGCACGGGAATCGGGGTGGCCATCGCCGCGAACAAGGTGGAGGGCATCCGCGCCACCGCCGCGCACGACTCCTTTTCCGTGGAGCGGTCCATCCTGTCCAATGACTGCCAGGTGCTGACCATGGGGCAGCGCGTGGTGGGCATCGAGCTGGCCCGCCGCCTGGCCAAGGAATGGATCGGGTACACGTTCGACCCTGCGTCGGCGTCCGCAGCCAAGGTAAAGGTCCTCACCGACTTCGAGTCCTGCTAG
- a CDS encoding dihydroxyacetone kinase family protein, with amino-acid sequence MTKIFNDPSEFAEEALAGFCDVHSGLVRQVSGGAVRRYRPAQPKVAVLVGGGSGHYPAFAGLIGNGFADGAVVGNIFTSPSAQQAYSVAKAAESGAGVVFTYGNYAGDVMNFGMASERLAAEGIAVENVLVTDDIASAPPSESAKRRGIAGDFTIFKVMGAAAERGDSLAEVVRLGRKANDLTRTIGSAFAGCTFPGADAPLFTLPEGQMGLGLGIHGEPGLHDTDLPSAKELGQELVARVLSESPASAGKRIAVILNGLGSTKHEELFVLWGTVAPLLRAAGYTLVMPEVGELVTSLDMAGVSLTITWLDEELEPLWTAPAETPAYRRGAAASQAGTSAREETYDAGASAAAFVATDASREYAPACVAALGAAQASLHEAEERLGRMDAIAGDGDHGRGMVRGVDAAAAAASDAFGRGAGAGDVLAAAGDAWADKAGGTSGVLWGAGLRAFGETVGNSAAPEAAVLAAAVTAFADRIIQLGKAEIGDKTMVDALLPFASTFGGAVAGGADTGQAWQEAAREAAAAAEATRDLLPLKGRARPLAEKSLGTPDPGATSLAMVFAVMGPHFTTSTTAARAGAK; translated from the coding sequence ATGACCAAAATCTTCAACGATCCCTCAGAGTTCGCCGAGGAAGCCCTTGCAGGTTTCTGCGACGTACACTCCGGCCTGGTCCGGCAGGTTTCCGGCGGCGCCGTCCGCCGCTACCGCCCGGCACAGCCCAAGGTTGCCGTCCTGGTGGGCGGCGGTTCCGGCCACTACCCGGCGTTCGCCGGACTGATCGGGAACGGCTTCGCCGACGGCGCCGTAGTGGGAAACATCTTCACCTCGCCGTCCGCGCAGCAGGCCTACTCTGTGGCCAAGGCTGCCGAGTCCGGCGCCGGCGTCGTGTTCACCTACGGCAACTACGCCGGCGATGTGATGAACTTCGGCATGGCCAGCGAGCGCCTGGCCGCCGAGGGCATTGCCGTGGAGAACGTCCTGGTGACGGACGACATCGCCAGCGCACCGCCGTCGGAATCCGCCAAGCGCCGGGGCATCGCCGGTGACTTCACGATCTTCAAGGTGATGGGTGCTGCGGCGGAGCGCGGCGACTCGCTGGCCGAGGTGGTCCGCCTGGGCCGCAAGGCCAACGATCTGACCCGCACCATCGGCAGCGCCTTTGCCGGCTGCACCTTCCCGGGCGCCGACGCCCCGCTGTTCACGCTTCCGGAAGGGCAGATGGGCCTGGGCCTTGGCATCCATGGTGAACCCGGCCTGCATGACACGGACCTGCCTTCGGCGAAGGAACTGGGCCAGGAACTGGTGGCCCGCGTGCTCTCCGAGAGCCCGGCCAGCGCCGGCAAACGGATCGCCGTCATCCTCAACGGGCTCGGCTCCACGAAACACGAAGAACTGTTCGTCCTTTGGGGGACCGTGGCGCCGCTGCTCCGTGCCGCCGGCTACACGCTGGTGATGCCCGAGGTAGGCGAACTGGTCACCAGCCTGGACATGGCCGGCGTCTCGCTGACCATTACGTGGCTGGATGAGGAACTGGAGCCGCTGTGGACCGCTCCGGCTGAAACTCCCGCCTACCGCCGCGGTGCAGCGGCCAGCCAGGCGGGAACTTCCGCCAGGGAGGAAACGTACGACGCCGGCGCCTCCGCTGCGGCGTTCGTCGCTACGGATGCCTCCCGGGAGTACGCCCCGGCCTGCGTTGCGGCCCTCGGGGCAGCGCAGGCGTCGCTGCATGAGGCCGAGGAACGGCTGGGCCGGATGGATGCCATTGCCGGCGACGGCGACCACGGGCGCGGCATGGTCCGCGGGGTGGATGCCGCGGCTGCGGCGGCGTCCGATGCTTTCGGCCGGGGCGCCGGGGCAGGCGACGTGCTCGCAGCCGCGGGGGACGCCTGGGCGGACAAGGCCGGCGGAACCTCCGGGGTGCTGTGGGGTGCCGGGCTTCGAGCCTTCGGTGAGACGGTAGGAAACTCCGCCGCGCCGGAAGCTGCGGTCCTCGCGGCCGCAGTCACCGCGTTTGCGGACCGCATCATCCAGCTGGGCAAGGCCGAAATCGGTGATAAGACCATGGTGGATGCACTGCTGCCCTTCGCATCCACGTTCGGCGGCGCTGTGGCCGGCGGGGCGGACACGGGCCAGGCCTGGCAGGAAGCGGCTCGGGAAGCTGCTGCCGCGGCCGAGGCAACCCGCGACCTGCTGCCTTTGAAGGGCCGCGCCCGCCCGCTGGCCGAGAAGAGCCTGGGCACGCCGGACCCCGGTGCCACCTCCCTGGCCATGGTGTTCGCCGTGATGGGGCCGCACTTCACCACCAGCACAACCGCTGCCCGGGCAGGAGCGAAGTAA